In a genomic window of Helianthus annuus cultivar XRQ/B chromosome 10, HanXRQr2.0-SUNRISE, whole genome shotgun sequence:
- the LOC110885587 gene encoding uncharacterized protein LOC110885587 gives MKQKSTSEIDVDYNPDDTGDDSEEDYQEVARTVGQVSKKVHRAQYIPPMSMKKIANLAKLHRVNAPNVSQKVPSGSNTTRSNHQRATVTMGQLISSNKGGANRSMALVDEDDYEDDEIIQEVNKRDMELDGVSDDENELEIQDGVDQDDQCEDMDDMIHANNQNEKQMNDNDDLEINNDVQEQSRAFELGKASGHLVTSKSKSRGPTMLHVVHMQSIHERKVIKCNKYGQPIGPETAEKDVAGEFSRFLGTIARNYDYAPLTYASWHKVPNKDRIWQYVLEKYDVPEAAKTWVLMTIGSAYKRHKCRFKKKPFYQYKDNKTRWKNKPKNIKDEDFSKLMTLWNNKDEAKRCLRAKEARMSQKNMHIAGPKSFARIRNEMSLKFIYAIINTGK, from the exons ATGAAACAAAAGTCTACTAGTGAGATAGATGTTGACTATAATCCTGATGACACGGGCGATGATAGTGAGGAAGATTACCAAGAAGTTGCTAGAACTGTTGGTCAAGTATCCAAAAAG GTACACCGTGCACAATATATTCCACCAATGTCAATGAAAAAGATTGCTAATTTAGCAAAGCTACATCGAGTGAATGCACCAAATGTCTCCCAGAAGGTTCCATCGGGTTCAAATACAACAAGATCGAATCACCAACGAGCTACAGTTACCATGGGTCAACTAATATCGAGTAATAAAGGAGGAGCAAACAGAAGCATGGCTCTTGTTGATGAGGATGATTACGAGGATGATGAGATAATacaag AAGTTAACAAGCGAGATATGGAACTAGATGGTGTGTCGGATGATGAAAATGAGTTGGAGATTCAAG ATGGCGTTGATCAAGATGATCAGTGTGAAGACATGGACGACATGATACATGCAAATAATCAAAATGAGAAACAAATGAATGATAATGACGATTTGGAAATTAACAATGATGTTCAAGAACAATCAAGGGCCTTCGAGTTAGGAAAAGCATCAG GTCATTTAGTAACTTCTAAATCCAAGAGTAGAGGACCAACAATGTTGCATGTTGTGCATATGCAGAGTATTCATGAGCGCAAAGTCATTAAATGTAATAAATATGGACAACCCATTGGACCTGAAACAGCGGAGAAGGACGTAGCAGGAGAATTCTCACGGTTTTTGGGTACAATAGCTCGGAATTACGATTATGCACCATTAACCTATGCTTCATGGCACAAGGTGCCAAATAAAGATAGAATATGGCAGTATGTCTTG GAAAAATATGATGTGCCTGAGGCCGCTAAAACTTGGGTTTTAATGACCATTGGAAGTGCTTATAAAAGACACAAATGCAGATTTAAGAAAAAGCCCTTCTATCAATATAAAGACAACAAGACACGATGGAAGAACAAACCTAAAAACATTAAAGatgaggatttttcaaaattgATGACCTTATGGAATAACAAAGATGAGGCG AAGCGTTGTTTGCGAGCCAAGGAAGCACGCATGTCACAAAAAAATATGCATATAGCCGGTCCTAAAAGTTTTGCTAGGATTCGAAACGAGATG TCACTTAAGTTTATTTATGCTATCATAAATACAGGAAAATGA